Below is a genomic region from Populus trichocarpa isolate Nisqually-1 chromosome 15, P.trichocarpa_v4.1, whole genome shotgun sequence.
AACATTTGTCTAACCCCTTCCCCCTTTATTATAGGAAAGATGATTCCTGATGCCCCCTGAAGATATTCAGATGTTAACCATGTTAGAAAATCATTTTGGCGAACAGAAATTTTTAGAAGAAGTTGTAAGAAAAGAAAGGTCGTATCAAAAGAAACCTACCGAAATCAATCTAGCACTGGTCCACAGCCGTTTAGGAGATGGTAAGGGAAGCATTAAGCGGCTGACTCCATAGATAGCCACTGCAAAGAAATGGAGAACCAAGCTCAACGGCCGAGGGTCTAGACCAGAAAGTAGAGCTATTGGCCCTTTCGAAAATACTCCTCCAAGGCTCAAGTATTCGAAACATGCTTGGCGCATTTCGTTTCTAGCTGGATCAGGTGATGCGCTAAACACCTTGTACAGGGCACCTGCCAATGTGTTAATGGTAGATGCCACAGGCTGCAAACAAATCCACGAATCATTGGTTAAAACCGGTCTCTTGTTTTCTGTTGACAAGGTTTATTAGGATTTTGCTTGGCTTGTCTTACCTTACGCAGTGTGTAGAAGGACTCGAGATAATTGCAAAGGGAAGACGCATCATTGAGATTGTTCAGAGGTCGAAGAAGGTCACGTACTAGCACAATGTCTGATAGAGCCACAGTCATTCCTCCTCCAGTTAAGGGATGCCTCATGTTGAATGCATCTCCCATTAAAAGTGCACCTGGAGTAGGGTAAGGAGAAGCTGGCATGCTTCTGTTTGTCATTGTTCTCATGCCCCCTTTGTCAATTGCAGAAATGAAAGCATCATGCAGCTCAGGAGGAATCTGAAATGTGCAAGTTGCGTAGTCTTGTTAAGAAATCGCTGGAATGAgagagaatttatttatttagagcaAGATTTGTATACCTGAGGAGCTATTGTATTTTTCAGATAGTGAGACATCTCGCCATTAGAAACAGAAGGTACTTTCTGTCCAGGAACATCTACCAAACAGCGAATCTCTGTATCCCTAATAGGATAAAACAAGATTGGAGATGGGTCAGCTAGAACAACATGTCCATGATTTGCATATGGAAGGTTGCAGTTCTCCAGCACCAAACCAACAAAACAGGATGGGATTTCAACCTGCAGAATTAGCAGGGGCCTCTTAATTTTAGCATGCAATGAAGATTAAAGAATCCAAGTGCCAAATTAACTTAAGTACTAAGAACCTATTCGGTGAAAAATGTTATATCTTAAATGCAAAAAGTCATTCATTTCGCAATTCGGTAAAGAGTGATCATCACCTTGGGATTGCAAAGGGACTGCCGCAGATTTGAAAAACAGCCATCGCAGACTATTGTTAATGGAGCATATGCTGTCAACTCTTGACCTACCCTGGTTTTGTACTGAACTCCTTTGATAGTTCCGTTTTCTTTCAGCAGAGATGTTACAGTTCCTTGTTCCAGTTTGACACTGGACAAAACGTTGAAAGAAAATTGAACTTGAATTGCTTAAGGAAATATTATTGTTTATGCAAATACCCCAGAAAGATCATGATTGGAATACTACTTTGAAATAGAACATAAGAAGTAAAATGATTCTGAAGAAAAGATTACTTGGAAAGAGTTGCAGCTTTCTCTCGCATTTTCTGAATAAAACGGCCATGATGAAAGCTTCTTCCAGCAACATCTGAAGGAAAGTTCTCTAAGGGATATGATAGTTTGGTACTTTTCCCATCTTTGAAGATCGCATATCCAAGCACTCTTTGAGCATCAATGTCACTCACACAGTCTGCAGGTACACAACATTTTCTTAACACTTACTGCTAAAATCATGAATAGTTTTGACATAGAAAATTTTAGCTGGTTCTAAGGATGTATTGAGGCTCTGGCTCACCTTCAAGGCccaattcaattaatttcaggTAACCTCCAGGTTGTAGGAGTTCTCCAACAATTCTGTCAGGCTCTGTCAAGTCTCTTTCAATTACGTGTACTCTGCGACCATCCTACAAtatgtagaaaaataaaatgagattgcAAATCACTCCTCTAGTCATTTCTACTGAAGCAAGTGTCATGCAAAGTCACCTTTCCAAGAGTGTAAGCAAGAGCTGAACCGGCAACACCAGCACCAACAATGATTATATCTGTGCTTTCAGGATTGCGTGCCCAGCTCATTCCATTTTCAGAGCTTTTCAAAGTACTGTCCCTTGGAATATCCATTGAAACTCTAacctttttccttccttttgcATGAAAAGCTAAAAGTAACCCCCaaacaaaaacagaagcaaTGACTCCTCCCAATAGATACTGATATTCCATTACTAGAGACTGATCAGAAAACATGGGCTGAAAGCTGCAGTTACTACTTACTAGACTTTGCCTTTCCTTTTTAGTCAATGAGTATGGGAGGACTGATCTTGTGCCCTTTATAGGGCCTACGAAACAGCTAATTTTTTCGGCATTTTCTGTAAAATTGTTAGATATTAATTACATTGAAATATACCTCAAGATGacttcattcaaataaaaccatGGGAGCCAAAACAAGGGGTGATTAGCAGTTTCCTTGTTACATTATtgttacaatttattttattgaccaACTCCTGTAATCTCTCCTGCAATGTATACAAAGTATAGAATCCTTCATTAACTTTGACTACACTGTTAACAGGTAGAACAGGCGTTCTGGGGGggccttattttttaaaactaaggTTTTGTATCTTTGTCTATGTTTTGCTTGACCTAAAACTTGTAAGAACTACGATTTTAGTGTTTTaatatcatagttattaaacttaatataGAATTGATCTAAGGTAAAGTTCATATTCCGGATCAAGAAAGTTAACTTagcttaacttaaaaaataatcagtttTAAGACTGAGTTTCACTTAGTTTTTAATCgagtcaatttctttttatatttttttcaaactcaaatCCGTTTAGATTTTGGATCAAATCGCCAGGCAATAcagattttataactatggtCAAGAAATGTGTTGCTTGACCTAAAAGAAAAACCATGGGAGCCAAACAATGGGTGATTAGCTGTTTAAGAATTtcaccaaaatataaaaacagttTAATGGCCAACTTTGTGGCCATCATGCTATTAATTTATACA
It encodes:
- the LOC18105959 gene encoding squalene monooxygenase SE1, whose protein sequence is MFSDQSLVMEYQYLLGGVIASVFVWGLLLAFHAKGRKKVRVSMDIPRDSTLKSSENGMSWARNPESTDIIIVGAGVAGSALAYTLGKDGRRVHVIERDLTEPDRIVGELLQPGGYLKLIELGLEDCVSDIDAQRVLGYAIFKDGKSTKLSYPLENFPSDVAGRSFHHGRFIQKMREKAATLSNVKLEQGTVTSLLKENGTIKGVQYKTRVGQELTAYAPLTIVCDGCFSNLRQSLCNPKVEIPSCFVGLVLENCNLPYANHGHVVLADPSPILFYPIRDTEIRCLVDVPGQKVPSVSNGEMSHYLKNTIAPQIPPELHDAFISAIDKGGMRTMTNRSMPASPYPTPGALLMGDAFNMRHPLTGGGMTVALSDIVLVRDLLRPLNNLNDASSLCNYLESFYTLRKPVASTINTLAGALYKVFSASPDPARNEMRQACFEYLSLGGVFSKGPIALLSGLDPRPLSLVLHFFAVAIYGVSRLMLPLPSPKRLWTSARLISGASGIIFPIIKGEGVRQMFFPVMVPAYHRSPPMA